A part of Rhodohalobacter barkolensis genomic DNA contains:
- a CDS encoding helix-turn-helix transcriptional regulator → MNGLVTRNELAELLNVSVQTVDRERKRNNNFPPVLRIGTKLVRFKESDVNNYMESLREDNTIN, encoded by the coding sequence ATGAATGGATTAGTTACACGGAATGAATTAGCGGAATTACTAAACGTTAGTGTTCAAACGGTTGATCGGGAAAGGAAAAGAAATAATAATTTTCCACCTGTACTTAGAATTGGCACTAAGTTAGTACGATTCAAAGAGTCAGATGTCAATAACTACATGGAATCACTAAGAGAAGATAACACAATCAATTGA
- a CDS encoding tyrosine-type recombinase/integrase: protein MASIKLTHRAIESYPFTEKQKEYTDTTQGLSLRVSKTKKVFCFRYRDSKGKSKRKNIGDYPALSLAEAREIATEYYLNIQKGVYPDDLNKESVSSVPTLKEVYENYRDYTMKPNLREASYTTNTSTIEKHILPVFGSQKMDQIRTKDITYFLQDYQKQEYSVSHIRKLKQMLSSLFIHGRSLADELHNPVINAMVGLPKPKPREVFYSKEEIKSIFKHVDLTTQPFKDLVQVLFYTAKRKKETLKMTWDQLDLDNQIWTIPPENTKNGNGDTVYLCDTIMNDIIIPRSKNKKSKYVFHSNWKSHYHTYPTTFKPMKKLIREKTGIDNFNFHDLRRTLNTHLSEKGIQPHIIDHLLNNASANEHSAIRSIYNRYDYHSEKIEALKEYESFLNEIRLDK, encoded by the coding sequence ATGGCATCTATTAAGCTTACTCACAGGGCAATTGAAAGCTACCCATTCACGGAAAAACAGAAAGAATACACAGACACAACCCAAGGTTTAAGTTTAAGAGTGTCCAAAACTAAAAAAGTCTTCTGTTTCAGATACAGAGATTCAAAAGGTAAATCGAAACGAAAAAATATAGGTGATTACCCTGCTCTATCATTGGCGGAAGCAAGAGAGATAGCCACGGAATACTATCTCAACATTCAAAAAGGTGTATATCCTGATGATTTGAATAAGGAATCTGTTTCATCTGTACCAACTCTAAAAGAAGTGTATGAGAATTACAGGGATTACACAATGAAACCCAATCTACGTGAGGCATCATATACTACCAATACATCCACGATTGAAAAACATATATTACCTGTATTCGGATCTCAAAAAATGGATCAAATTAGAACAAAAGATATCACCTACTTTTTACAGGATTACCAAAAACAAGAGTATTCTGTATCACATATCCGAAAATTAAAGCAAATGCTTTCATCACTTTTCATTCATGGTAGATCTTTAGCAGACGAGTTACACAATCCTGTTATAAATGCAATGGTAGGTCTCCCAAAACCAAAACCAAGGGAAGTTTTTTATAGTAAAGAAGAGATAAAAAGCATCTTCAAACACGTAGATTTAACAACTCAACCATTTAAAGATTTAGTACAGGTTCTTTTTTATACAGCCAAACGGAAAAAAGAAACGCTCAAAATGACATGGGATCAATTAGATCTTGATAATCAGATATGGACTATACCGCCTGAAAATACAAAAAATGGAAATGGTGATACGGTGTATCTCTGCGATACTATTATGAATGATATCATTATTCCAAGATCCAAGAATAAAAAATCTAAATATGTCTTTCATTCCAATTGGAAGAGCCATTATCATACATATCCGACAACATTCAAGCCGATGAAAAAACTGATCAGAGAGAAAACAGGTATTGATAATTTCAATTTTCACGATTTAAGACGGACTCTCAATACACATCTTAGTGAAAAGGGTATACAGCCACATATTATTGATCATCTGTTAAATAATGCTTCTGCCAATGAACACTCTGCAATCCGTTCAATATATAATCGCTATGATTATCATTCAGAAAAGATAGAAGCTTTAAAAGAGTATGAATCATTTTTAAATGAGATTAGATTAGACAAGTAG
- a CDS encoding ATP-dependent Clp protease adaptor ClpS translates to MTQPSHIRTILNSGEKPAETPGADVLEKTEEEESVDTPWRVILYDDDIHTFDEVINQLIKALGCTVHQAEKYTLQVHNEGKATVFEGSFEECLKVNGVLQEIQLITEIKG, encoded by the coding sequence ATGACCCAGCCTTCGCACATACGAACTATTCTCAACTCCGGTGAAAAACCGGCTGAGACACCCGGTGCGGACGTGCTCGAAAAAACTGAAGAGGAAGAGTCTGTAGATACTCCATGGCGAGTCATTCTTTATGATGATGATATTCACACATTTGATGAAGTGATCAATCAGCTCATCAAGGCTTTGGGGTGCACCGTTCATCAGGCCGAAAAGTATACTCTTCAGGTTCATAATGAAGGTAAAGCCACCGTTTTTGAAGGAAGTTTTGAGGAGTGCCTGAAAGTAAACGGCGTGCTGCAGGAAATTCAATTAATCACAGAAATAAAAGGGTAG
- the purS gene encoding phosphoribosylformylglycinamidine synthase subunit PurS — MYKAKVNVTLRKSILDPKGKATHHALQNLGLNDVKEVRIGKLIELDIEAETEDEARKIADTACTQLLANEVMEDYTIQIENN, encoded by the coding sequence ATGTACAAAGCAAAAGTTAATGTCACCCTTCGCAAGTCTATCCTTGATCCAAAAGGAAAAGCTACACACCACGCTCTGCAAAACCTGGGACTTAATGACGTGAAAGAAGTTCGAATCGGCAAGCTGATTGAATTGGACATTGAAGCCGAAACAGAAGATGAGGCACGGAAAATTGCCGACACCGCGTGTACCCAGTTACTGGCTAATGAGGTAATGGAAGATTATACCATCCAGATCGAAAATAATTAA
- the miaA gene encoding tRNA (adenosine(37)-N6)-dimethylallyltransferase MiaA, with protein MKKRIIIAGPTASGKSSLAVALALKIDGEIISVDSRQCYKKIDIGTAKPTSNQLNLVPHHNVSILDLNEPDSVADFRMRALKMADDIEKRGKTVIFCGGSSLHLKSLIQPLDDLPSSNDENIARLNQQAENEGLEALYQKLSEVDPEYIKKMDGMNRQRIIRALDVWMQTGKPFSSFHSNEELTLPDRYAFFALHHPRKVLHQRIEKRTDQMIEQGIVEETQSILNAGYSPDLQALQTVGYKQAIQFLNGEISHEQMVEDIKTATRRYAKRQITWIRKWTFADVIDRHTKSEKECVEYIQQRVAAESQKG; from the coding sequence ATGAAAAAACGAATTATTATTGCCGGTCCAACAGCTTCCGGTAAAAGTTCACTGGCCGTTGCACTTGCTCTCAAAATTGATGGAGAAATCATCTCTGTCGATTCCCGTCAGTGCTACAAAAAAATTGATATCGGTACCGCAAAACCCACTTCAAATCAGCTGAATCTGGTACCTCACCACAATGTATCCATACTTGATTTAAATGAGCCGGATTCCGTAGCAGACTTCCGAATGCGTGCGCTCAAAATGGCCGACGATATTGAGAAACGCGGTAAAACTGTGATCTTTTGCGGCGGAAGCTCCCTGCACTTAAAGTCACTAATCCAGCCGCTTGATGATCTTCCATCCTCAAACGATGAGAACATTGCCCGGCTTAATCAACAAGCAGAAAATGAGGGACTCGAAGCTCTCTACCAAAAACTGAGTGAAGTTGATCCCGAGTACATCAAAAAAATGGATGGGATGAACCGACAGAGAATTATTCGCGCCCTGGACGTTTGGATGCAGACCGGAAAACCGTTCAGCAGCTTTCATTCAAATGAAGAACTGACTCTGCCGGATCGCTATGCTTTTTTTGCTCTTCATCACCCAAGAAAAGTCCTTCATCAACGAATTGAAAAGCGAACAGATCAGATGATTGAGCAGGGCATCGTAGAAGAGACCCAATCCATTTTGAATGCAGGTTACAGCCCCGATCTTCAAGCCCTTCAAACGGTGGGATACAAACAGGCCATTCAGTTTTTGAACGGTGAGATATCGCACGAACAGATGGTTGAAGATATTAAAACAGCTACCCGAAGATACGCCAAAAGACAGATCACCTGGATCCGAAAATGGACGTTTGCAGATGTTATTGACAGGCATACAAAAAGCGAAAAGGAGTGCGTTGAGTATATACAACAACGGGTAGCAGCTGAGTCGCAGAAAGGTTAA
- the dnaN gene encoding DNA polymerase III subunit beta: MKFNVSSSDLNQGLAAVFGAVPSKATLPILETVLFESEEGRLKLTATDLEISIIEYIDAEIEEEGAVAIPAKRLLETLRQLPDISVFFDVDPSHNVKFKTDKGNYKLMGEEADEFPEIPNMNEGMTLTTETELVQDAIGKTMFAVSTDDLRPAMMGVYFDISETESKFVATDGHRLVRFVNRNLKSEKPVSFIVPDKALNLISKALDGADCDLTVSDDHAQFKSGNTIIITRLINEQYPNYESVIPRDNDKELTVDKNQMLSTVKRVSVFSSSTTRQIRLQLSPDKLTIRAEDIDMSSEAKETIACDYSFDDMEIGFNAKYLADVLSNVDGEEAKFEFSTPNRAGIVKPVEESEGEEMLMLVMPVMLNNYA, from the coding sequence ATGAAATTTAATGTATCCAGCAGTGATTTAAATCAGGGACTTGCAGCTGTATTTGGTGCTGTTCCAAGCAAAGCAACTCTCCCAATTTTAGAAACCGTTCTGTTTGAATCTGAAGAGGGGCGGTTAAAACTGACGGCAACCGATCTGGAAATTTCCATCATTGAATATATTGATGCAGAAATCGAGGAAGAAGGAGCTGTTGCCATTCCTGCAAAACGTCTGCTCGAGACGCTGCGTCAGCTGCCTGATATTTCTGTCTTTTTTGACGTGGACCCTTCCCACAATGTTAAGTTCAAGACAGATAAGGGGAATTACAAGCTGATGGGTGAGGAAGCCGATGAGTTTCCCGAGATACCGAATATGAATGAGGGAATGACGCTCACAACTGAAACGGAATTGGTTCAGGACGCTATCGGAAAAACCATGTTTGCCGTTTCAACAGACGACTTGCGTCCGGCTATGATGGGTGTCTATTTTGACATCAGTGAAACAGAAAGCAAATTTGTAGCTACCGACGGTCACCGATTGGTCCGGTTTGTGAACAGGAATTTGAAATCAGAAAAACCGGTCTCCTTTATCGTCCCGGATAAGGCGTTAAACCTTATTTCGAAAGCTTTGGATGGTGCAGATTGCGACTTAACGGTATCTGATGATCACGCTCAATTTAAGAGTGGAAATACAATTATTATCACACGTCTCATCAACGAGCAGTATCCAAACTATGAGTCCGTTATTCCGCGCGATAACGACAAAGAACTTACCGTAGACAAAAACCAGATGCTCTCTACCGTTAAACGGGTGTCTGTATTTTCGAGCTCAACCACGAGGCAGATTCGATTACAGCTCAGTCCGGATAAACTGACAATCCGTGCCGAGGATATCGATATGAGCAGTGAGGCTAAAGAAACCATTGCCTGTGATTACAGTTTTGATGACATGGAGATTGGTTTCAACGCAAAATATTTGGCTGATGTGCTGTCTAATGTGGATGGTGAAGAAGCTAAGTTTGAGTTCTCAACACCAAACCGTGCGGGTATTGTAAAACCTGTTGAGGAGAGTGAAGGTGAAGAGATGCTGATGCTCGTTATGCCTGTGATGCTAAACAATTATGCATAG
- a CDS encoding SAM hydrolase/SAM-dependent halogenase family protein translates to MSNIVTLTTDFGLQDHYVSVMKAVMLGINPDLRFVDISHQIPPQDIMAGAWVVRNASLEFPPKTVHLVVVDPGVGTERDAVAVKIKDQLYVGPDNGIFSLIGDEFEYEAYRLTNQTFWKKEPSNTFHGRDIFAPVAAHLASGANLSELGDPVEELVTYRWAVPISDKDGIQGWVMHIDRYGNLITNISSSLIDEAIGSSKFRIYTGNTILDEIVPTFNSVADGEPAAYIGSSDTLEIAINKGNAQQMLGVQKGAQVSIIIQK, encoded by the coding sequence ATGTCGAACATTGTTACACTTACAACAGACTTTGGCCTGCAGGATCACTACGTAAGTGTAATGAAAGCGGTGATGCTGGGGATCAATCCCGATCTTCGCTTTGTTGATATCTCCCACCAAATTCCACCTCAGGATATCATGGCGGGAGCATGGGTGGTTCGAAATGCCTCTCTGGAGTTTCCCCCTAAAACAGTTCATCTTGTAGTAGTTGATCCAGGAGTGGGCACCGAGCGCGATGCCGTTGCGGTAAAGATTAAAGATCAGTTGTATGTTGGTCCTGATAACGGAATTTTTTCTCTGATTGGCGATGAATTTGAATACGAAGCTTATCGCTTAACAAACCAGACTTTCTGGAAAAAGGAACCCTCAAACACCTTTCACGGCAGGGATATTTTTGCACCGGTAGCGGCTCACCTTGCAAGTGGTGCAAACCTCAGTGAACTTGGAGATCCGGTTGAGGAACTGGTTACCTACCGCTGGGCAGTTCCGATTTCAGATAAGGATGGCATCCAGGGTTGGGTGATGCATATCGACAGGTATGGTAATCTGATTACCAATATTTCGTCTTCACTGATTGACGAAGCGATTGGATCATCCAAGTTTCGGATTTATACCGGAAATACTATTCTGGACGAGATCGTACCAACGTTTAATTCTGTAGCCGATGGCGAGCCTGCCGCATATATTGGCAGCTCTGATACTCTTGAAATTGCGATCAATAAAGGCAATGCTCAGCAGATGCTCGGTGTGCAGAAAGGAGCTCAGGTATCTATAATCATACAGAAGTAG
- a CDS encoding class I SAM-dependent methyltransferase produces MKLQVRSPKHDREVIEIPIKAAELSSLFNGTIASPKGDEYPIKNNIIDLLPEEKSYSMAQSTNHWKLTASVYEDLWRKRSLSLLTGDEFPIEKEQELLADWINPKPGKWYLDVGCSTALYARTLKKREPKSHHVAVDFSKVMLEEARLKAEAEQMDLFLIRADGRDLPFFAGTFDGLSMGGTLNELTDELKVLYECRRVLKSDGVFFMMHLVKAASWYWRLFQDSAEWGGLQFWSVEESNELFRRAGFKVEEQFTKGIVCFSKLRPI; encoded by the coding sequence ATGAAATTACAGGTTCGCTCTCCAAAACACGATCGTGAAGTGATTGAGATTCCGATTAAGGCTGCTGAGTTGTCATCACTGTTTAATGGCACGATTGCCTCTCCAAAAGGTGATGAATACCCGATAAAGAATAATATTATTGATCTACTGCCGGAAGAAAAAAGCTACTCGATGGCACAGAGCACAAATCACTGGAAACTGACGGCCTCTGTATATGAGGATTTGTGGAGAAAAAGATCACTATCACTGCTCACCGGTGATGAATTTCCAATAGAAAAAGAACAGGAACTGCTGGCGGATTGGATTAATCCAAAACCCGGAAAATGGTATCTGGATGTTGGTTGTTCTACGGCTCTTTATGCCAGAACTCTTAAAAAGCGTGAGCCGAAAAGTCACCATGTTGCTGTAGACTTTTCAAAAGTGATGCTTGAAGAGGCGAGATTGAAAGCAGAAGCAGAACAGATGGATCTCTTTCTGATCAGAGCTGACGGGCGGGATCTCCCATTTTTTGCCGGTACATTTGATGGACTGAGTATGGGCGGAACGTTGAATGAATTGACTGACGAATTGAAAGTGCTGTACGAATGCCGGAGAGTTTTAAAGAGCGACGGTGTTTTTTTTATGATGCATCTTGTTAAAGCTGCTTCCTGGTACTGGAGGTTATTTCAAGACTCGGCAGAATGGGGCGGGCTGCAGTTTTGGTCGGTAGAAGAGAGTAACGAACTCTTCAGAAGAGCCGGTTTTAAAGTAGAAGAACAGTTTACAAAAGGAATCGTCTGCTTTTCGAAACTGAGACCGATCTGA
- the argS gene encoding arginine--tRNA ligase, which translates to MDQYLQDAIRNALLNMGLNEDQIPEIVIETPRDPSHGDAATNVAMQLAKPLRNNPRKIAEQLVKEMETDPGKVSSTEIAGPGFINFRFATHYLYDELSEILKASENYGKSDQHSGKKILVEFVSANPTGPLTVGHGRNAVLGDTVARLFEWTGADVQREYYFNNAGRQMRVLGQSVQVRYLQILGKDAELPEGGYEGEYIKEIAQKLVDQHGDALLDQDDESKFKQEAESAIFDEIRKTLERMNIVMDSFFNENTLYEDGSIDETVQTFRKKNVAYDKDGAVWFKTTEFGKDKDTVLIKSTGEPTYRLPDIAYHANKLDRGFDLCIDVFGADHIDTYPDVMNGISVLGYDKSKVDVLVYQFVTLVKDGKPFKMSTRKANFVTLDELMDEVGEDVTRFFFLMRSPNTHLEFDVAQAKEAGEKNPVFYLQYAHARIQSILRKVNETTNLSDDVDLSLLKHEAEVALIKKMLGFPEAVELATKHREPHRVITYLNELASGFTTFYHDCRILGEDEDLMQARTELAKATAQVLANGLSILGITAPDRM; encoded by the coding sequence ATGGATCAATATCTGCAAGACGCCATTCGAAATGCACTGCTAAATATGGGGCTGAATGAAGATCAGATTCCCGAAATTGTGATAGAAACACCACGCGATCCTTCGCACGGTGACGCCGCAACCAATGTGGCGATGCAGCTTGCCAAACCACTTCGAAACAATCCCCGGAAAATTGCTGAACAGCTGGTTAAAGAAATGGAAACGGACCCGGGTAAAGTCAGCTCAACAGAAATTGCGGGGCCCGGCTTTATCAACTTCAGATTTGCTACCCATTATCTTTATGATGAGCTGTCTGAAATTCTGAAAGCTTCAGAGAACTACGGGAAGTCTGATCAACACAGCGGTAAAAAAATACTGGTCGAGTTTGTTAGCGCCAACCCAACAGGGCCGCTTACCGTTGGTCACGGGCGAAATGCTGTTTTAGGTGATACGGTTGCCCGTCTTTTTGAATGGACAGGTGCTGACGTTCAGCGCGAGTATTACTTCAACAACGCGGGGCGGCAAATGCGTGTGTTGGGACAGAGTGTTCAGGTGCGATACCTGCAGATTTTAGGAAAAGATGCCGAACTGCCCGAGGGCGGTTATGAGGGTGAGTACATTAAGGAGATTGCACAAAAACTAGTTGATCAGCACGGTGATGCTCTTTTAGATCAGGACGACGAATCTAAATTTAAGCAGGAAGCAGAATCCGCCATTTTCGATGAAATTCGAAAAACCCTGGAGCGGATGAACATTGTAATGGACTCCTTCTTCAACGAAAATACACTGTACGAAGATGGCTCCATCGACGAAACCGTTCAGACTTTCCGTAAAAAGAATGTGGCTTACGACAAAGACGGTGCCGTTTGGTTTAAGACCACGGAGTTCGGAAAAGATAAAGACACGGTATTGATAAAAAGCACTGGAGAGCCGACCTATCGCCTGCCCGATATTGCCTACCACGCCAATAAACTAGACCGCGGTTTTGACCTCTGTATTGATGTTTTTGGTGCCGACCACATCGATACGTACCCCGATGTAATGAACGGCATCAGCGTTTTGGGCTATGATAAATCAAAAGTTGACGTGTTGGTGTATCAGTTTGTCACATTGGTAAAAGATGGCAAACCTTTCAAAATGAGTACGCGTAAAGCAAATTTCGTCACGCTTGATGAACTCATGGATGAAGTGGGAGAGGACGTAACCCGATTTTTCTTTTTGATGCGCTCCCCGAACACACACCTGGAATTTGACGTGGCTCAGGCCAAAGAAGCCGGTGAGAAAAATCCTGTTTTCTATCTGCAGTACGCACATGCACGGATTCAATCCATTCTTCGAAAAGTAAATGAAACTACAAACTTATCTGATGATGTTGACCTTTCACTTCTCAAGCATGAAGCAGAAGTTGCTCTCATCAAAAAGATGCTGGGATTCCCTGAGGCCGTTGAACTCGCCACGAAGCACCGTGAACCTCACCGGGTCATTACATACCTGAATGAACTGGCTTCGGGTTTCACCACATTCTATCACGACTGTAGAATTTTAGGAGAGGATGAAGACCTGATGCAGGCCCGAACCGAGTTGGCAAAAGCGACCGCTCAAGTATTGGCAAACGGACTCTCCATTCTGGGAATTACCGCTCCGGATCGGATGTAA
- a CDS encoding prolyl oligopeptidase family serine peptidase, which produces MNKINGIVFWVVSSILLLSFNIALQAQQSPDFNDRYLTPPEEISEEILAPNHLNVSFDEFSPDGNYVINRKRSGISPLSKFAKPYYNIAGLQIDKNANRVRSLTTQRATTGLELVDVRSGDKRELQTPDNITISNVEWAPDASKIAWLGHTEDATHIYVTDLNSGNSSRVTRRPLLATMHNSIQWASDSRSLFTVLIPEQRGSEPVRPDTPAELIVRSTTEGKNSLRTYQSLLEDRFEGELLEYYITGQLAKIDTQNRRVTNIGSPAMIRNVDAAPSGNHVIVQTVQKPFSYIVPVSRFGWTEEVWNLDGESLVTLRSSEANEGDSDEEYMEDNGRRNIQWRPDGDGLSLLVKPEEEDEEEGDENPEEEEEESDETKIADRVIQWLPPFGENDQNVIFESEREMQSVAYSDDGEILFITQRRNGNEELFAVYSDNTEETYQIYRYDTDDFYDNPGNLSYQTSPNGKWAVRLNDEQSHVFLTGTEYFEDVEEEAPRPFIDRVEIESGDSERIFQSAADYYESVESILTSNSDEIIIERESSDEFPNYWYVDVNSGSRTQLTENTDYNEALAQAPRDRFKVTRADGIEFWMEIVMPPEWDGEPLPGFIWHYPREYDDQEDYNESLRRHNKNSYPRIGARTADIMAKAGYAVLKPDWPIMGESGTSNDNFVWSIVQNSTAVIDSSEAKGYVDRHRMAIGGHSYGAFGASNAMIHTSFFKAGIAGSGNYNRTLTPLGFQRERSDLWRGMDRYMQMSPIFWADRLDGALLMYHGEEDQNVGTWPTNSRRMFHALNGLGKTAALYRYPHEAHGPAAEETLLDMWTRWVDWLDVHVK; this is translated from the coding sequence ATGAATAAGATTAACGGAATAGTTTTTTGGGTTGTTTCATCCATTTTGTTGTTGAGCTTTAATATTGCCTTGCAAGCCCAACAGTCTCCTGACTTCAACGATAGGTACCTCACCCCGCCGGAAGAAATTTCTGAAGAAATTCTTGCACCAAATCATTTGAATGTGTCATTTGATGAGTTTAGTCCCGATGGGAATTACGTCATCAACAGAAAGCGATCGGGTATAAGCCCGCTTTCTAAGTTTGCCAAACCGTACTACAACATTGCTGGTTTGCAGATCGATAAAAACGCCAATCGAGTTCGGTCGCTGACAACCCAGCGCGCCACAACCGGCCTAGAACTGGTGGATGTGAGATCGGGAGATAAACGAGAGCTGCAAACTCCGGACAATATAACCATTAGTAATGTGGAGTGGGCACCGGATGCTTCTAAGATTGCGTGGCTTGGTCATACAGAGGATGCCACACATATTTATGTAACGGATTTAAATTCCGGAAATTCGAGCCGGGTTACACGAAGACCGCTTTTAGCAACGATGCACAACTCCATTCAGTGGGCGTCCGACAGCCGGTCTCTATTCACAGTACTGATCCCTGAACAGCGCGGAAGTGAGCCGGTTCGTCCGGATACGCCTGCAGAACTGATTGTTCGCTCTACTACAGAAGGGAAAAACAGCCTGAGAACGTATCAGTCACTCCTCGAAGACAGGTTTGAAGGTGAACTGCTTGAGTACTATATCACGGGGCAGCTTGCTAAAATTGATACTCAAAACAGAAGGGTAACTAATATCGGTTCGCCCGCGATGATTCGAAATGTCGATGCAGCTCCATCCGGAAATCATGTAATTGTACAGACCGTTCAGAAACCGTTCTCCTACATCGTTCCGGTAAGCCGTTTTGGCTGGACCGAAGAAGTTTGGAATCTGGATGGGGAGTCACTCGTTACTTTACGTTCAAGCGAAGCCAATGAGGGCGATTCGGATGAAGAGTACATGGAAGATAACGGCCGCAGAAATATTCAGTGGCGACCGGATGGAGATGGCCTCAGCCTGCTAGTGAAGCCCGAAGAGGAGGATGAAGAAGAGGGAGATGAGAACCCTGAAGAGGAGGAAGAGGAATCGGATGAGACAAAAATTGCGGATCGCGTCATTCAGTGGCTGCCACCGTTCGGTGAGAACGATCAGAATGTGATTTTTGAGTCTGAACGTGAAATGCAGTCTGTTGCATATTCGGATGATGGTGAAATACTGTTCATTACCCAGCGAAGAAATGGAAATGAAGAACTGTTTGCTGTTTATTCCGACAACACAGAGGAGACGTATCAAATCTATCGATACGATACGGACGACTTTTACGACAATCCCGGAAATCTTTCTTATCAAACATCACCCAACGGTAAATGGGCCGTTCGTCTGAATGATGAACAGTCGCACGTTTTCCTTACGGGAACGGAATACTTTGAGGATGTTGAGGAAGAGGCTCCCCGGCCATTTATTGACCGTGTGGAGATCGAATCGGGTGACAGTGAGCGAATTTTTCAAAGTGCGGCTGACTATTATGAATCTGTGGAGTCGATTCTGACATCAAATTCAGATGAGATTATCATCGAGCGTGAATCTTCTGATGAGTTCCCAAATTATTGGTACGTAGATGTAAACTCAGGTTCACGCACTCAACTCACTGAAAATACTGATTACAATGAGGCTCTTGCCCAGGCACCAAGAGATCGGTTTAAAGTGACTCGTGCAGACGGGATTGAATTTTGGATGGAAATTGTGATGCCCCCGGAATGGGACGGTGAGCCGCTGCCGGGATTTATCTGGCACTACCCTCGTGAGTATGATGATCAGGAAGATTATAACGAGAGTTTACGCCGGCACAACAAGAACAGCTACCCGAGAATCGGAGCCCGTACGGCCGATATCATGGCAAAGGCGGGTTATGCGGTTCTGAAGCCCGACTGGCCGATAATGGGTGAGAGCGGCACGTCGAATGACAACTTTGTATGGAGTATCGTCCAAAACAGCACTGCCGTGATTGACAGCTCCGAAGCTAAAGGATATGTGGATCGTCACCGAATGGCGATTGGCGGTCACAGCTACGGAGCATTCGGTGCATCCAATGCGATGATTCACACCTCGTTCTTTAAAGCGGGAATTGCAGGTTCCGGTAACTACAACCGAACGCTTACACCGCTTGGTTTTCAGCGTGAGCGGAGTGATCTGTGGAGAGGAATGGATCGGTATATGCAGATGTCTCCGATTTTCTGGGCCGACCGTTTGGACGGTGCGCTACTGATGTATCATGGCGAGGAGGATCAGAATGTCGGAACCTGGCCAACGAACTCACGCAGAATGTTTCATGCACTGAACGGACTCGGCAAAACAGCTGCACTTTACAGGTATCCGCACGAAGCTCACGGACCTGCAGCCGAAGAGACACTGCTCGATATGTGGACTCGCTGGGTCGACTGGCTGGATGTTCATGTAAAGTAA